A region of Deltaproteobacteria bacterium IMCC39524 DNA encodes the following proteins:
- a CDS encoding IclR family transcriptional regulator, producing the protein MPSRDKESYSIQAVENALDVLEALSEIDDDVRISQLSEKLAMNKTSVFRLLATFENRGYVEREEQSGKYRLGLSAYEIGQKFLSRMGLLRHAKPLIERLARGCNEAVYVAVRRRKEVLFLDMVDTTQKVKIVSLVGKRFPLETTAAGQVLLAMKNGQSLKPAQGAPEDISQFTNICRQGYALDSGALGEGIASVAAPLFGSGGKLHGVLCVVGPEYRLSQEVIESQIISPMFDTCGIISSKLGWHSPYVPRNLT; encoded by the coding sequence GTGCCCTCCAGAGATAAGGAATCCTATTCTATACAGGCTGTTGAAAACGCTCTCGATGTTCTGGAAGCTCTCAGTGAAATTGATGACGATGTACGCATCAGTCAGCTGAGTGAAAAGCTTGCCATGAACAAGACGAGCGTTTTTCGTTTACTGGCAACTTTTGAAAACCGTGGCTATGTTGAGCGTGAGGAGCAATCCGGCAAATACCGACTGGGTCTTTCTGCCTATGAAATCGGCCAGAAGTTTCTTTCTCGCATGGGCCTCTTGAGACATGCGAAACCCCTTATCGAACGTCTGGCCAGAGGGTGCAATGAAGCTGTCTATGTTGCCGTACGTCGTCGTAAGGAAGTTCTTTTCCTGGATATGGTTGATACCACCCAGAAGGTTAAAATAGTTTCTCTGGTTGGTAAACGTTTTCCCCTTGAGACCACCGCCGCCGGTCAGGTCCTTTTGGCCATGAAGAATGGCCAGAGTCTAAAGCCTGCTCAGGGAGCTCCCGAAGATATCAGTCAATTTACAAATATTTGTCGCCAGGGCTATGCACTGGATTCCGGAGCCCTCGGAGAAGGTATTGCCAGCGTGGCCGCACCGCTCTTTGGCAGCGGCGGTAAACTCCACGGCGTTCTCTGTGTCGTCGGGCCCGAGTACCGTCTTTCTCAGGAAGTTATCGAAAGCCAGATTATCAGTCCTATGTTTGATACCTGCGGCATAATCTCCTCCAAGTTGGGCTGGCACTCCCCTTATGTTCCCCGTAACCTGACCTGA
- a CDS encoding (deoxy)nucleoside triphosphate pyrophosphohydrolase, which yields MHDASFEMPLLVTAAVISDGEKILITRRPDDKRHPGLWEFPGGKVDPGESPEEALCREIREELDAEIKVLKIFEVVFHRYEWGPVLVLAYSCQLLTSAIRNLGVAEHRWLYPSELPGFSILPADQPIIDRLIDPSR from the coding sequence ATGCATGATGCTTCTTTTGAAATGCCTCTTCTGGTGACTGCTGCAGTCATCTCCGACGGTGAAAAGATCCTGATCACGAGACGACCGGATGATAAACGTCATCCTGGGTTGTGGGAATTCCCCGGCGGCAAGGTTGACCCCGGCGAAAGCCCCGAAGAAGCACTTTGTCGAGAGATTCGTGAGGAGCTAGACGCTGAAATTAAGGTTCTTAAGATATTTGAAGTGGTGTTTCACCGCTATGAATGGGGACCTGTCCTGGTTCTCGCTTATTCCTGTCAACTGCTTACTTCGGCTATCCGGAATCTGGGCGTTGCCGAACATCGCTGGCTATATCCAAGCGAACTTCCGGGATTCTCGATCCTTCCTGCCGATCAACCAATCATCGATCGCCTGATTGACCCGTCCCGTTAG